Proteins co-encoded in one Mastacembelus armatus chromosome 24, fMasArm1.2, whole genome shotgun sequence genomic window:
- the churc1 gene encoding protein Churchill — translation MCNECVQKEYPDRGNTCLENGSYLMNYLGCASCHQRDFVLISNKATEDDDGEEIVTYDHVCKNCDHVIARHEYTFSVVDEYQEYTMLCLLCGKAEDSISVLPDDPRQSAPLF, via the exons ATGTGCAACGAGTGTGTGCAGAAAGAATACCCAGACCGG GGCAACACCTGTCTGGAGAATGGCTCTTACCTGATGAACTACCTGGGCTGTGCCAGTTGCCACCAGAGGGACTTTGTGCTGATCAGCAATAAAGCCACCGAGGATGATGATGGAGAGGAGATCGTCACATATGACC ATGTTTGTAAGAATTGTGATCATGTCATCGCCAGGCATGAATATACCTTCTCTGTTGTTGATGAATATCAG GAGTACACTAtgctctgtctgctgtgtggAAAGGCAGAGGACTCCATCAGTGTGTTACCAGATGACCCCAGACAATCTGCTCCTCTGTTCTAA